One window of the Benincasa hispida cultivar B227 chromosome 3, ASM972705v1, whole genome shotgun sequence genome contains the following:
- the LOC120074707 gene encoding CBL-interacting serine/threonine-protein kinase 14: MPAFEDNPPPGLPRGDSLPEGILFGKYELGKLLGCGAFAKVYHGRNVLTGQNVAIKAVNKLKVLKGGFTAHVKREIAIMRRLRHPNVVRLFEVLATKTKIYFVMEFAKGGELFAKVSKGRFSENLSRRYFQQLITAVGYCHSKGIFHRDLKPENLLLDDNFDLRVSDFGLSALTDQIRPDGLLHTLCGTPAYVAPEILAKKGYDGAKIDVWSCGIILYVLTTGYLPFNDSNLMAMYRKIYRGDFHCPKWTSPDLRRFLSRLLDTNPDTRITVDEIHRDPWFVKGFQEEKFQQIEDFSSELYGDVNNAKCLNAFDLISFSPGFDLTGLINETEFSSGVERFLSAESPEKIIVTVENVAKLENVAVEKNGWGAKVEGRDGGFVTVIDVFRLTDELVVVEIKNRVREIDQDRQTWKDVLRPQLDCLIYRSD, encoded by the coding sequence ATGCCCGCGTTCGAAGACAACCCTCCGCCGGGACTCCCCCGCGGAGACTCCTTGCCGGAGGGAATTCTCTTCGGAAAATACGAACTCGGAAAGCTTCTCGGATGTGGAGCTTTCGCCAAGGTCTATCATGGCAGAAACGTTCTTACAGGACAGAACGTTGCCATCAAAGCCGTTAACAAACTCAAGGTTCTGAAAGGCGGTTTCACGGCGCACGTTAAGAGAGAAATCGCTATCATGCGCCGTCTCCGTCATCCCAACGTCGTTCGTCTCTTTGAAGTTCTTGCGACGAAGACGAAGATTTATTTCGTTATGGAGTTTGCTAAAGGAGGAGAACTCTTCGCGAAAGTTTCTAAAGGAAGATTCAGTGAGAATCTCAGCCGTCGGTACTTTCAGCAATTGATTACCGCCGTAGGTTATTGTCATTCTAAAGGAATTTTTCATCGTGATTTGAAACCGGAGAATCTCCTTCTTGATGATAATTTTGATCTCAGAGTTTCGGATTTTGGACTTAGTGCTCTTACAGATCAGATTCGTCCTGATGGATTACTTCATACGCTTTGTGGAACTCCGGCTTACGTCGCACCGGAGATTCTCGCTAAGAAAGGCTACGATGGCGCTAAAATCGATGTCTGGTCTTGTGGTATAATCCTTTATGTTCTTACTACTGGATATCTTCCTTTCAACGATTCGAATTTAATGGCGATGTATCGGAAGATTTACAGAGGCGATTTCCATTGCCCTAAATGGACGTCTCCAGATCTGCGACGGTTTTTATCGAGGCTTCTTGATACGAATCCTGACACGAGGATTACTGTTGATGAGATTCATCGAGATCCGTGGTTTGTGAAAGGATTTCAGGAGGAGAAAtttcaacaaattgaagatTTCTCTTCGGAGCTTTACGGTGATGTGAATAATGCGAAATGTTTGAATGCTTTTGATCTTATTTCTTTCTCACCTGGTTTCGATTTGACTGGATTGATTAATGAGACGGAATTTTCTTCCGGCGTCGAGAGGTTTCTCTCTGCGGAGTCGCCTGAGAAGATTATTGTGACGGTTGAGAACGTAGCAAAGTTGGAGAATGTGGCGGTGGAGAAGAACGGTTGGGGAGCTAAAGTTGAAGGACGTGACGGTGGATTCGTTACTGTGATTGATGTTTTCCGGCTGACGGATGAATTGGTGGTTGTTGAGATTAAAAACAGAGTGAGGGAAATTGATCAAGATCGTCAAACTTGGAAAGATGTATTGAGACCTCAACTTGATTGTTTAATCTACCGGTCAGATTGA